Proteins from a single region of Sandaracinaceae bacterium:
- a CDS encoding sterol desaturase family protein: MTMFAILMISYVCAGIALGVLHFLYRSEYGKRHMISDDPHRSVDDRRLYRDAALNTGVSVALIFSVTFGLGDYLFYSTPTPIWVMVVEALAVVLIYDFAYYFFHRYPLHEWKLLRWVHAVHHAARNPRTIDSLLLHPIETVGGLSLLFGSIAVVGGIHLYTFAVIFSTYATFNILNHAGVNIPHFPFKTLGELAVKHDRHHHSMLSGNYASITPLPDIVFGTVA; the protein is encoded by the coding sequence ATGACCATGTTCGCCATCCTGATGATCAGCTACGTGTGCGCCGGCATCGCGCTGGGCGTGCTGCACTTCCTGTATCGCTCCGAGTACGGCAAGCGCCACATGATCAGCGACGACCCGCACCGCAGCGTGGACGACCGGCGCCTGTACCGCGACGCCGCGCTGAACACGGGCGTGTCGGTGGCGCTCATCTTCAGCGTGACCTTCGGCCTGGGCGACTACCTGTTCTACAGCACCCCCACGCCCATCTGGGTCATGGTGGTGGAGGCGCTGGCCGTGGTGCTCATCTACGACTTCGCCTACTACTTCTTCCACCGCTACCCGCTGCACGAGTGGAAGCTGCTGCGCTGGGTGCACGCCGTACATCACGCCGCCCGCAACCCCCGCACCATCGACAGCCTGCTGCTGCACCCCATCGAGACCGTCGGCGGGCTCAGCCTGCTGTTCGGGTCCATCGCAGTGGTGGGCGGCATCCACCTCTACACGTTCGCGGTCATCTTTTCGACCTACGCCACGTTCAACATCCTGAACCACGCGGGCGTGAACATCCCCCACTTCCCGTTCAAGACCCTGGGCGAGCTGGCCGTGAAGCACGACCGGCACCACCACAGCATGCTGAGCGGCAACTACGCGTCCATCACGCCGCTGCCGGACATCGTGTTCGGCACGGTCGCCTGA
- a CDS encoding ferredoxin--NADP reductase, protein MPTENTQDITESPTRAPLRVTVARVVEETADARSFVLDVSDPALRAELDYRAGQYVTVEIPWETFHIHRCYSFSSAPGVDARPQFTVKRVAEGRMSNALIDGIKAGDTLALHPPAGRFVLDRTAGARPLSLFAGGSGVTPIFALLKSTLRETQRPVRMLYANRDAASTIFAAQLDALAREHAGRFELQHHHDDANGFLTPEALGAWLDGAPDGGTGSDHYVCGPTPFMDAVEAALNKAGVPSGHVRVERFVSPADPDRRDTEPVMSLGIPPNAESPDDFLVTLGSSIRRVPYTSPLTLLQACKAAGVKAPSSCEDGFCGSCMCQLVEGDVAMANPLALTDNDVARGRVLACQARPTSAKFLHVDFDAVSFKAGAGEGMAPPLSPARAAAVLALCVGAAFLVRWLHAIV, encoded by the coding sequence ATGCCGACCGAGAACACCCAGGACATCACCGAGAGCCCCACGCGCGCGCCGCTGCGCGTCACGGTGGCGCGCGTGGTGGAAGAGACCGCCGACGCGCGCTCCTTCGTGCTGGACGTGAGCGACCCCGCGCTGCGCGCCGAGCTGGACTACCGCGCCGGGCAGTACGTCACGGTGGAGATCCCCTGGGAGACCTTCCACATCCACCGCTGCTACTCGTTCAGCAGCGCGCCCGGTGTGGACGCGCGGCCGCAGTTCACGGTCAAGCGCGTGGCGGAGGGGCGCATGTCCAACGCGCTCATCGACGGCATCAAGGCGGGCGACACGCTCGCGCTGCACCCGCCGGCCGGGCGCTTCGTGCTGGACCGCACCGCGGGGGCGCGACCGCTCTCGCTGTTCGCAGGGGGCAGCGGCGTCACGCCCATCTTCGCGCTGCTGAAGAGCACCCTCCGCGAGACACAGCGCCCGGTGCGCATGCTGTACGCCAACCGCGACGCGGCCAGCACCATCTTTGCGGCGCAGCTGGACGCGCTGGCGCGGGAGCACGCGGGCCGCTTCGAGCTGCAGCACCACCACGACGACGCGAACGGCTTTCTGACGCCCGAGGCGCTCGGCGCGTGGCTGGACGGTGCGCCCGACGGGGGCACCGGGAGCGACCACTACGTGTGCGGGCCCACGCCCTTCATGGACGCGGTCGAGGCCGCGCTGAACAAGGCGGGCGTGCCCAGCGGGCACGTGCGCGTGGAGCGCTTCGTCTCGCCGGCCGACCCGGATCGGCGCGACACCGAGCCCGTCATGTCGCTGGGCATCCCTCCGAACGCGGAGTCCCCCGACGACTTCCTGGTCACGCTGGGCTCGTCCATCCGGCGCGTGCCCTACACCTCACCGCTGACGCTGCTGCAGGCATGCAAGGCCGCAGGCGTGAAAGCTCCGTCCTCGTGCGAAGACGGCTTCTGCGGCAGCTGCATGTGCCAGCTGGTCGAGGGCGACGTGGCCATGGCCAACCCGCTGGCGCTGACGGACAACGACGTCGCGCGGGGCCGCGTGCTGGCCTGCCAGGCGCGCCCCACCAGCGCGAAGTTCCTGCACGTGGACTTCGACGCGGTGTCGTTCAAGGCGGGCGCCGGTGAAGGCATGGCCCCACCCCTCTCACCCGCGCGTGCGGCCGCGGTGCTGGCCCTGTGCGTCGGCGCGGCCTTCTTGGTGCGCTGGCTACACGCTATCGTTTGA
- a CDS encoding SDR family NAD(P)-dependent oxidoreductase has product MATRSLVTGACGFVGRHLTRRLVERGDTVIATDIGSPDPLSDVATRITFVKADLRDAAAIQKLCADVDVVFHCASVVHTNATMESLVWDINYGGAMNINKACMREGGPRIIYVSSASAVYEGKDVENGDESMPYSSISQASYADSKIAAEKATLEAAKRGEIRALSLRPHVIFGPEDQRLMPNIVNRARAGWLVFRIGRERKLSDFTYIDNLVDALVLADEALDKKPDEVNGEAFFITNGEPMGFWDFVSEVLAEMKLPPLRVSMPYPVAYTAAAIAEGLDALQGGKLGTANGFSRFAVKYMCTHHYFSIEKARRVLGYEPKVSVREGITRTIASWPPATPMRKSA; this is encoded by the coding sequence ATGGCTACACGCTCTCTCGTCACCGGCGCCTGCGGCTTCGTCGGACGCCACCTCACCCGTCGCTTGGTGGAGCGCGGCGACACCGTCATCGCCACCGACATCGGCAGCCCCGACCCGCTCAGCGACGTGGCCACGCGCATCACCTTCGTGAAGGCGGACCTGCGCGACGCCGCGGCCATCCAGAAGCTGTGCGCCGACGTGGACGTGGTCTTCCACTGCGCGAGCGTGGTGCACACCAACGCCACGATGGAGTCGCTGGTGTGGGACATCAACTACGGCGGCGCCATGAACATCAACAAGGCGTGCATGCGCGAGGGGGGCCCGCGCATCATCTACGTGAGCTCGGCCAGCGCCGTGTACGAGGGCAAGGACGTCGAGAACGGCGACGAGAGCATGCCCTACTCGAGCATCTCGCAGGCCAGCTACGCGGACAGCAAGATCGCGGCGGAGAAGGCCACGCTCGAGGCCGCCAAGCGCGGCGAGATCCGCGCGCTCTCGCTGCGGCCGCACGTCATCTTCGGACCCGAGGACCAGCGCCTGATGCCCAACATCGTCAACCGCGCGCGCGCGGGCTGGCTGGTGTTCCGTATCGGGCGCGAGCGCAAGCTCTCGGACTTCACGTACATCGACAACCTGGTGGACGCGCTGGTGCTGGCCGACGAGGCGCTCGACAAGAAGCCCGACGAGGTGAATGGCGAGGCCTTCTTCATCACCAACGGCGAGCCCATGGGCTTCTGGGACTTCGTCAGCGAGGTGCTGGCCGAGATGAAGCTGCCGCCGCTGCGCGTGTCCATGCCCTACCCCGTGGCCTACACGGCGGCGGCCATCGCCGAGGGGCTCGACGCGCTGCAGGGCGGCAAGCTGGGCACCGCCAACGGCTTCAGCCGCTTCGCCGTGAAGTACATGTGCACGCACCACTACTTCTCCATCGAGAAGGCGCGTCGCGTGCTGGGCTACGAGCCCAAGGTGAGCGTGCGCGAGGGCATCACCCGCACCATCGCCAGCTGGCCACCCGCCACCCCCATGCGCAAGAGCGCCTGA